CAGGGCCCGCCCCTCCAGGTCCACAGGCTCTGCCCCGGGGGCCGCGCGCCGCAGCGCTTCCAGCGGCCCCACCGCCGCAATGCGCTCCCCCCTCACCAGCACGGCCTCAGGGCGCATGCACGCCTCGTCCATGGTGAGCACCGGGCCGCCGTAAAACAGTTTTTCCCGTTCCTTGTACATAAAAAATCACATCCTTGTGGTGGATAGGATACCACAAGGATGTGAACAAATTACCCCATTTGCTCAAACTTTTCGCCTATTGTCCTGCTGGCACCGGCCGCCTGTGCTTCCTTCAAAGCAGCCGTTTTGAACCGGCCCTGCAAATGCAAAGCTGCGGCGGGCTATTGCACCGTAAATTCAGTCCATTCGATCTGGTTATATTGCATTACATGCTTTGCCCTTTTCATGCCAAGTTTCTCATAAAACGGGATGGCATTTTCATTTGCGATCAGGTACACGGCAATGTCCTTTTCGCCGCCGGCTTTGTCATGCGCAGTTTTCATGAGCCGCCTTCCGATGCCTTGCCCTTCGTAATCCCGGGCAACTCCCAAATCCGTTACATAAAGCCAATACACATAATCTGTCAGTCCAAATAAAACGCCAACCATTAAGCCGCTCCCGTTTCTTGCGGTAAGGCTGATCGAAACATTGTTTACAAGCTTGGCGATTCTTTCTTTAAACCGTTCCTTCGGATATTGCGATCCCAAATCGGTCCTTTTTAGAAAAGCGATATATTCCTCTGCCGATATCCGCTCTTCTTTAATTTCTATCTCTTCACGCATAAAAGCTCTCCCTTTCTGCCACCCCGGGAATTCAAGCGCCAGCGCATTAAAAAGTATGGTGCCCTTCCAGCACAAACCGTTCCAGCGCCTGGGCCACGCCGCTCTCCTCGTTCGTGCCGGTCACCCAGGCCGCCGCGGCCTTCACCTGGGGCAGCGCGTTGCCCATCGCCACACCCAGGCCCACGGCCCGCAGCATGGCGGTGTCGTTGTCCGAGTCCCCGCAGGCCATGACCTGTTCGGGCCCGATCCCTAAAAGGCCGGCCAGGGCCAGCAGGCCGCGGCCCTTGTCCACATCCCGCGCGTTCAGCTCCAAATTGCCCGGCGCGCTGCTGGTCACCTCGAACAGGCCGGTGGCTTCCAGCTCCCGCCGCGCCTGGGCGCGCTCCGCTTCCCTGGCAAAAAACAGGTTTGTTTTTTCCACCTGGGGGCACTGCCGGGCAAAGCCCTCCACGCTTTCCACCGGCCGGCGGGAAGTGCGCATATAGCCCGCCATGCCGGGGGGCGCCCATCGCTCGGCCCCGGCCAGCGCGCCGGCGCTGTTGTAGCCCTGCCCATCCAAAAACAGATCCATCACCCGGTCATACCGCCGGGTCAGCTCCCAGGCGGTGAAAAAATCCGCCTGGGGGATCCAAAACTTCAGCACCGCCTGCCGGTCCGCCAGGCGCACCACCGTGGCGCCGTTCGCGGTCACGGCCCAGTCCACCCCGGGCAGTTCCAAAAATTCCGCGGGCACCCCGGTCAGCGGCCGGCCTGTGGCGGGCACCACCCGGCAGCCCTGTTCCAGCGCTGCTGTGATCGCCGCCCTGTTGCGGGCGCTGATGCTGTGATCCGCGGCCAGCAGGGTACCGTCCAGGTCCAGCCCCACCAGCCGGATGCCATAGTGCGCAGCCTGCCCCATCAGTTTTTCCCCAATTCCCTGTTTTTTTCGCAGCTGGCGATCACCGCGTTCATGGCAGCGGCGCGCAGCGCGCCCTGTTCCAGCACGCGTACCCCCGCGATTGTGCTGCCCCCGGGGCTGCACACCTCATCCTTTAAAAGGCCCGGGTGCTTGCCGCTCTCCAGCACCATGCCAGCAGCCCCCGCCAGGGTCTGGGCGGCGTATTCGATCGCCTTTTTGCGGGGCAGCCCGCAGGCCACGCCCCCGTCTGCCAGCGCCTCCAGGAACTGGTACACAAAAGCCGGGCCGCAGCCGGCCACCGCGCTGGCCGCGTCCATTAACGCCTCGTCAATGGCGTCCAGCCGGCCCGCGCCGGCCATTTTGTCGCAGAACTCCTCCAGCTCGGCGGGCTGAACACCCGGGCAGGCGGTATACAGCACCATCCCCTGGCCGATCGCCACAGGCGTGTTGGGCATGATCCGCAGAACAGGCGCGCGGAAGCCCAGCATCTCCACCAGGCGGCCGATGGTCAGCCCCGCCGCCATGCTCACCAGCACGTACCGGTCGCCGCGGGCGGCCAGCACCGGGGCCAGGCTTTGCAGCAGCTCGCCCATCATGTGGGGCTTCACTCCCAAAAAGATGAATTTCGCGTCCCGCGCTACGGTTTCGTTGTTCATGGCAAGGTCGCAGTCCAGCTCTTCCGCCAGCGCGGCCGCCTTATCCAGGGTGCGGTTGGTCACCACCACCTGCTCCGGCCGCCAGCGGCAGGCTGCACGGGCCAGCGCGCCGCCCATATTTCCCACCCCGATAAACCCAAAGGTATAACTCATAGCCCTTGCCCTCCTGAAATTCTGTTTCTTTAAGTGTATCAGCCGGCCGGCGTTTTTTCAACCACTCTCTCCCCGGAAAAGCTGCTCCATTCCGGGCGTTCCCCGCACCGGCGGCCCTGTGAAAAACAGCCGCCGTGAACCACAGGTGGTTTTTCCGGTCATCCGGGCCGGCTGCCGCCCGGGCGGGGCTTTTATTTTTGGGCAATAAAAATTTTGTCGTTTTGCCCTTGATTTTCCAAAAAATAAATAGTATAATTTC
This window of the Oscillospiraceae bacterium genome carries:
- the proC gene encoding pyrroline-5-carboxylate reductase — translated: MSYTFGFIGVGNMGGALARAACRWRPEQVVVTNRTLDKAAALAEELDCDLAMNNETVARDAKFIFLGVKPHMMGELLQSLAPVLAARGDRYVLVSMAAGLTIGRLVEMLGFRAPVLRIMPNTPVAIGQGMVLYTACPGVQPAELEEFCDKMAGAGRLDAIDEALMDAASAVAGCGPAFVYQFLEALADGGVACGLPRKKAIEYAAQTLAGAAGMVLESGKHPGLLKDEVCSPGGSTIAGVRVLEQGALRAAAMNAVIASCEKNRELGKN
- a CDS encoding haloacid dehalogenase, whose product is MGQAAHYGIRLVGLDLDGTLLAADHSISARNRAAITAALEQGCRVVPATGRPLTGVPAEFLELPGVDWAVTANGATVVRLADRQAVLKFWIPQADFFTAWELTRRYDRVMDLFLDGQGYNSAGALAGAERWAPPGMAGYMRTSRRPVESVEGFARQCPQVEKTNLFFAREAERAQARRELEATGLFEVTSSAPGNLELNARDVDKGRGLLALAGLLGIGPEQVMACGDSDNDTAMLRAVGLGVAMGNALPQVKAAAAWVTGTNEESGVAQALERFVLEGHHTF